The following coding sequences lie in one Oncorhynchus kisutch isolate 150728-3 linkage group LG27, Okis_V2, whole genome shotgun sequence genomic window:
- the LOC109871759 gene encoding receptor-interacting serine/threonine-protein kinase 1 isoform X2 — MAAVQDSIYMKSSDLIKKEPLDYGGFGTVYLCYHKTLGQVVLKSVYTGPPRNEGNKQSLLEEGSLMTRLNHERVVRLLGVILEDGDYSLVMELLPKGNLLAMLDQVSVPISIKGRIILEILEGMVYLMKNRVIHKDLKPENILVDNDFHIKIADLGLATCQTWSRLTKEESRRQSRLGRMGAGGGGARAAGTLCYMAPEHLDSIHTLSSEKSDIYSFAIVIWVILTAREPFENARSEDHICQCVRKGDRPNEYLIPGDTPVEIIELMKSCWHQDPQWRPTFREGYNFFLPVYREKLEPDVERDSLGLRDLYEGPEELVEKMKSLSMPPESLTADRPAPLLSSDSAGAVRIEAGPVEASIEDLNLFLPCEPSLIQPDARALGPISTPSGMELKLVTSSRSNLEVKLAQEYEYHKFGSYCRMDQPDFSPYPHPATPQRLSSQDLTSTRGLPDLRPPQPPVSSVQSWTKTQAVQPSSVEVDPLLHLSDLYEATAPSGTTTPRHQLSSHIPESTSSPSLSHGKYSPQQQYPYAQYDRLQSWPAYPVPESAAPDLTAGLRLNSGAKVGLSQDPGLFIQNASGIQIGSNNTLSIRGHESYSSSASSLSNGPNSLSLLKENLQMYEDQAVTEEHLDLLRDNIGKDWKRCARRLGLSEVEVETIDHDYQRDGLPEKVHQMLERWRMKEGCVGCTVGRLCRALENCVKVDLLKRLLHSSGTNSSL, encoded by the exons ATGGCTGCAGTGCAGGACTCTATCTACATGAAATCCTCTGACCTTATCAAAAAGGAGCCTCTGGACTACGGCGGCTTCGGTACCGTGTACCTGTGCTATCACAAAACCCTCGGTCAGGTGGTTCTGAAGAGCGTCTACACCGGGCCACCACGCAATGA GGGCAATAAGCAGTCCCTGCTAGAAGAGGGCAGCCTGATGACAAGACTGAACCATGAGCGGGTGGTCAGGCTGCTGGGGGTGATCCTGGAGGATGGGGACTACTCTCTGGTCATGGAGCTCCTCCCTAAAGGCAACCTGCTGGCCATGCTGGACCAG GTTTCTGTGCCGATATCTATCAAGGGCAGGATCATATTGGAGATTCTGGAGGGGATGGTGTACCTGATGAAGAACCGTGTCATACACAAGGATCTCAAACCAGAAAACATACTGGTGGACAACGATTTTCATATTAAG ATTGCAGACCTGGGCCTGGCCACCTGTCAGACGTGGAGCAGACTGACTAAGGAGGAGTCTCGCAGGCAGAGCCGGCTAGGACGTATGGGGGCTGGAGGAGGGGGTGCCAGGGCAGCTGGTACTCTGTGCTACATGGCTCCTGAGCACCTTGACAGCATCCATACACTCTCCTCTGAGAAGTCTGACATCTATAGCTTCGCTATTGTCATCTGGGTCATCCTCACTGCCAGGGAGCCCTTTGAAA ATGCTCGGAGTGAGGACCATATCTGCCAGTGTGTCCGTAAAGGCGATCGTCCGAATGAATACCTCATCCCTGGTGATACTCCTGTAGAGATCATAGAGCTAATGAAGAGTTGCTGGCATCAGGATCCACAATGGCGGCCAACATTCAgag AGGGCTACAACTTCTTCCTGCCCGTCTACAGGGAGAAGTTGGAGCCAGATGTAGAAAGGGACTCACTTGGTCTCAGA GACTTGTACGAGGGGCCTGAGGAGCTGGTGGAGAAGATGAAATCTTTATCGATGCCTCCTGAGAGCCTTACAGCAG ACCGGCCAGCTCCCTTGCTGAGCTCAGACAGTGCTGGGGCTGTCCGTATAGAAGCTGGTCCAGTGGAGGCCAGCATTGAGGACCTGAACCTCTTCCTTCCCTGTGAGCCATCCCTAATCCAGCCAGATGCCCGGGCCCTCGGCCCCATCAGCACCCCCTCGGGTATGGAGCTCAAACTGGTCACCAGTTCGAGGTCAAACCTGGAGGTCAAATTAGCCCAGGAGTACGAGTACCACAAATTCGGCAGCTACTGCCGGATGGACCAGCCGGACTTCAGCCCCTACCCTCACCCTGCCACCCCACAGCGCCTCTCCTCACAGGACCTCACTTCCACCAGAGGCCTCCCAGACCTCaggccccctcagcccccagtgTCCTCTGTCCAGTCTTGGACCAAAACCCAGGCCGTCCAGCCCAGCAGCGTGGAGGTggaccccctcctccatctctctgaccTGTACGAGGCTACGGCCCCCTCCGGTACCACCACACCAAGACACCAGCTGTCAAGCCACATCCCTGAGTCCACCAGCAGCCCATCTCTGAGCCATGGCAAGTACTCCCCCCAGCAGCAATATCCCTACGCCCAGTATGACCGCCTCCAGTCCTGGCCAGCCTACCCAGTGCCAGAGTCAGCTGCCCCAGACCTCACTGCAGGGCTGCGCCTGAACTCAGGTGCCAAGGTTGGACTTTCACAAGACCCAG GCCTATTTATCCAGAATGCCAGTGGGATCCAGATAGGCAGCAACAACACACTCAGCATCAGGGGTCATGAGTCATACAGCAGCTCAGCCAGCTCTCTCTCCAACGGGCCCAACTCACTCTCTCTGCTCAAAGAAAACCTGCAGATGTATG AGGACCAGGCTGTGACGGAGGAGCACCTGGATCTCCTGAGAGATAACATCGGGAAGGACTGGAAGCGCTGCGCCCGTCGTCTGGGACTGAGCGAGGTGGAGGTGGAGACCATCGACCATGACTACCAACGTGACGGGCTGCCTGAAAAGGTGCACCAGATGCTGGAGCGCTGGAGGATGAAGGAGGGCTGTGTGGGCTGCACCGTGGGCCGGCTCTGCAGAGCCCTGGAGAACTGTGTTAAAGTCGACCTGTTGAAGAGGCTTCTGCACTCCAGCGGGACCAACAGTTCTCTGTAG
- the LOC109871759 gene encoding receptor-interacting serine/threonine-protein kinase 1 isoform X1, whose product MAAVQDSIYMKSSDLIKKEPLDYGGFGTVYLCYHKTLGQVVLKSVYTGPPRNEGNKQSLLEEGSLMTRLNHERVVRLLGVILEDGDYSLVMELLPKGNLLAMLDQVSVPISIKGRIILEILEGMVYLMKNRVIHKDLKPENILVDNDFHIKIADLGLATCQTWSRLTKEESRRQSRLGRMGAGGGGARAAGTLCYMAPEHLDSIHTLSSEKSDIYSFAIVIWVILTAREPFENARSEDHICQCVRKGDRPNEYLIPGDTPVEIIELMKSCWHQDPQWRPTFREGYNFFLPVYREKLEPDVERDSLGLRDLYEGPEELVEKMKSLSMPPESLTADRPAPLLSSDSAGAVRIEAGPVEASIEDLNLFLPCEPSLIQPDARALGPISTPSGMELKLVTSSRSNLEVKLAQEYEYHKFGSYCRMDQPDFSPYPHPATPQRLSSQDLTSTRGLPDLRPPQPPVSSVQSWTKTQAVQPSSVEVDPLLHLSDLYEATAPSGTTTPRHQLSSHIPESTSSPSLSHGKYSPQQQYPYAQYDRLQSWPAYPVPESAAPDLTAGLRLNSGAKVGLSQDPAGLFIQNASGIQIGSNNTLSIRGHESYSSSASSLSNGPNSLSLLKENLQMYEDQAVTEEHLDLLRDNIGKDWKRCARRLGLSEVEVETIDHDYQRDGLPEKVHQMLERWRMKEGCVGCTVGRLCRALENCVKVDLLKRLLHSSGTNSSL is encoded by the exons ATGGCTGCAGTGCAGGACTCTATCTACATGAAATCCTCTGACCTTATCAAAAAGGAGCCTCTGGACTACGGCGGCTTCGGTACCGTGTACCTGTGCTATCACAAAACCCTCGGTCAGGTGGTTCTGAAGAGCGTCTACACCGGGCCACCACGCAATGA GGGCAATAAGCAGTCCCTGCTAGAAGAGGGCAGCCTGATGACAAGACTGAACCATGAGCGGGTGGTCAGGCTGCTGGGGGTGATCCTGGAGGATGGGGACTACTCTCTGGTCATGGAGCTCCTCCCTAAAGGCAACCTGCTGGCCATGCTGGACCAG GTTTCTGTGCCGATATCTATCAAGGGCAGGATCATATTGGAGATTCTGGAGGGGATGGTGTACCTGATGAAGAACCGTGTCATACACAAGGATCTCAAACCAGAAAACATACTGGTGGACAACGATTTTCATATTAAG ATTGCAGACCTGGGCCTGGCCACCTGTCAGACGTGGAGCAGACTGACTAAGGAGGAGTCTCGCAGGCAGAGCCGGCTAGGACGTATGGGGGCTGGAGGAGGGGGTGCCAGGGCAGCTGGTACTCTGTGCTACATGGCTCCTGAGCACCTTGACAGCATCCATACACTCTCCTCTGAGAAGTCTGACATCTATAGCTTCGCTATTGTCATCTGGGTCATCCTCACTGCCAGGGAGCCCTTTGAAA ATGCTCGGAGTGAGGACCATATCTGCCAGTGTGTCCGTAAAGGCGATCGTCCGAATGAATACCTCATCCCTGGTGATACTCCTGTAGAGATCATAGAGCTAATGAAGAGTTGCTGGCATCAGGATCCACAATGGCGGCCAACATTCAgag AGGGCTACAACTTCTTCCTGCCCGTCTACAGGGAGAAGTTGGAGCCAGATGTAGAAAGGGACTCACTTGGTCTCAGA GACTTGTACGAGGGGCCTGAGGAGCTGGTGGAGAAGATGAAATCTTTATCGATGCCTCCTGAGAGCCTTACAGCAG ACCGGCCAGCTCCCTTGCTGAGCTCAGACAGTGCTGGGGCTGTCCGTATAGAAGCTGGTCCAGTGGAGGCCAGCATTGAGGACCTGAACCTCTTCCTTCCCTGTGAGCCATCCCTAATCCAGCCAGATGCCCGGGCCCTCGGCCCCATCAGCACCCCCTCGGGTATGGAGCTCAAACTGGTCACCAGTTCGAGGTCAAACCTGGAGGTCAAATTAGCCCAGGAGTACGAGTACCACAAATTCGGCAGCTACTGCCGGATGGACCAGCCGGACTTCAGCCCCTACCCTCACCCTGCCACCCCACAGCGCCTCTCCTCACAGGACCTCACTTCCACCAGAGGCCTCCCAGACCTCaggccccctcagcccccagtgTCCTCTGTCCAGTCTTGGACCAAAACCCAGGCCGTCCAGCCCAGCAGCGTGGAGGTggaccccctcctccatctctctgaccTGTACGAGGCTACGGCCCCCTCCGGTACCACCACACCAAGACACCAGCTGTCAAGCCACATCCCTGAGTCCACCAGCAGCCCATCTCTGAGCCATGGCAAGTACTCCCCCCAGCAGCAATATCCCTACGCCCAGTATGACCGCCTCCAGTCCTGGCCAGCCTACCCAGTGCCAGAGTCAGCTGCCCCAGACCTCACTGCAGGGCTGCGCCTGAACTCAGGTGCCAAGGTTGGACTTTCACAAGACCCAG CAGGCCTATTTATCCAGAATGCCAGTGGGATCCAGATAGGCAGCAACAACACACTCAGCATCAGGGGTCATGAGTCATACAGCAGCTCAGCCAGCTCTCTCTCCAACGGGCCCAACTCACTCTCTCTGCTCAAAGAAAACCTGCAGATGTATG AGGACCAGGCTGTGACGGAGGAGCACCTGGATCTCCTGAGAGATAACATCGGGAAGGACTGGAAGCGCTGCGCCCGTCGTCTGGGACTGAGCGAGGTGGAGGTGGAGACCATCGACCATGACTACCAACGTGACGGGCTGCCTGAAAAGGTGCACCAGATGCTGGAGCGCTGGAGGATGAAGGAGGGCTGTGTGGGCTGCACCGTGGGCCGGCTCTGCAGAGCCCTGGAGAACTGTGTTAAAGTCGACCTGTTGAAGAGGCTTCTGCACTCCAGCGGGACCAACAGTTCTCTGTAG